A single Brevundimonas sp. M20 DNA region contains:
- a CDS encoding YebC/PmpR family DNA-binding transcriptional regulator encodes MAGHSKFKNIMHRKGRADAQRSKLFSKLSRDITVAAKSGMPDPAMNPRLRLAVNNAKAESLPKDVIARAINKASSGDLDTMEEVRYEGRGPGGVGIIVEALTDNRNRAASNIGTAFKKNGGALGEMNSVAFMWDKVGKIVYAAEAGTEDAVMEAAIEAGAQDVESDLVKPDIYEDAPGHTIWTAFEDLNDVAEAMSKVLGDPKSTAIVWKPQSEVPVTGEAVGTLFKLLDALDAEDDVQNVYSNEDISDEDAAKYAG; translated from the coding sequence ATGGCCGGCCATTCCAAGTTCAAGAACATCATGCATCGCAAGGGGCGCGCCGACGCCCAACGCTCCAAGCTGTTCTCCAAGCTGTCGCGCGACATCACCGTCGCCGCCAAGTCGGGCATGCCCGACCCGGCCATGAACCCGCGCCTGCGTCTGGCGGTGAACAACGCCAAGGCCGAAAGCCTGCCCAAGGACGTCATCGCCCGCGCCATCAACAAGGCCTCGTCGGGCGACCTCGATACGATGGAAGAGGTCCGCTACGAAGGTCGTGGCCCCGGCGGCGTCGGCATCATCGTCGAGGCCCTGACCGACAACCGCAACCGCGCCGCCTCCAACATCGGCACCGCCTTCAAGAAGAACGGCGGCGCGCTGGGCGAAATGAACTCGGTCGCCTTCATGTGGGACAAGGTCGGCAAGATCGTCTACGCGGCCGAGGCGGGCACCGAAGACGCCGTCATGGAGGCCGCCATCGAGGCCGGCGCCCAGGACGTCGAGAGCGATCTCGTCAAGCCGGACATCTATGAGGACGCGCCGGGTCACACCATCTGGACCGCCTTCGAGGACCTTAACGACGTGGCCGAAGCCATGTCGAAGGTGCTGGGCGACCCGAAGTCCACCGCCATCGTCTGGAAGCCCCAGTCGGAGGTGCCGGTCACGGGCGAGGCTGTCGGCACCCTGTTCAAGCTCCTCGACGCGCTGGACGCCGAGGATGACGTCCAGAACGTCTATTCGAACGAGGACATCTCGGACGAGGACGCGGCGAAGTACGCCGGCTGA